In Odocoileus virginianus isolate 20LAN1187 ecotype Illinois chromosome 5, Ovbor_1.2, whole genome shotgun sequence, a single window of DNA contains:
- the LOC139035291 gene encoding trichohyalin-like, with amino-acid sequence MLQNNQAQEPQLLKPVHLEALHSNKESRHDEKPVHLEALRSNKKSRHDEKPVHLEPLRSNKKSRHDERPVHLEALRSNKKSRHDERPVHLEPLRSNKKSRHDERPVHLEPLRSNKKSRHDEKPVHLEALRSNKKSRHDERPVHLEALRSNKKSRHDERPVHREPLRSNKKSRHDEKPVHREPLRSNKKSRHDERPVHRELLRSNKKSRHDERPVHLEPLRYNKKSRHDEKPVHLEPLRFNKKSRHDEKPVHLEALRSNKKSRHDERPVHLEALRSNKKSRHDERPVHLEALRSNKKSRHDERPVHLEALRSNKKSRHDERPVHREPLRSNKKSRHDEKPVHLEALRSNKKSRHDEKPVHREPLRSNKKSRHDERPVHLEALRSNKKSRHDEKPVHLEALRSNKKSRHDERPVHREPLRSNKKSRHDEKPVHLEALRSNKKSRHDEKPVHREPLRSNKKSRHDERPVHLEALRSNKKSRHDERPVHREPLRSNKKSRHDERPVHLEALRSNKKSRHDERPVHREPLRSNKKSRHDERPVHCSWRAVPTRCNSRKPECSNQDPVQPKIHKQIRKVKGDTIKTLQGNPLVFIISPEQLVDFYP; translated from the coding sequence atgctgcagaacaaccaagcccaagagccacaactactgaagcccgtgcacttAGAGGCCCTGCACTCCAACAAGGAAAGccgccacgatgagaagcccgtgcacctagagGCCCTGCGCTCCAACAAGAAAAGccgccacgatgagaagcccgtgcacctagagcccCTGCGCTCCAACAAGAAAAGCCGCCACGATGAGAGGCCCGTGCACCTAGAGGCCCTGCGCTCCAACAAGAAAAGCCGCCACGATGAGAGgcccgtgcacctagagcccCTGCGCTCCAACAAGAAAAGCCGCCACGATGAGAGgcccgtgcacctagagcccCTGCGCTCCAACAAGAAAAGccgccacgatgagaagcccgtgcacctagagGCCCTGCGCTCCAACAAGAAAAGCCGCCACGATGAGAGGCCCGTGCACCTAGAGGCCCTGCGCTCCAACAAGAAAAGCCGCCACGATGAGAGGCCCGTGCACCGAGAGCCCCTGCGCTCCAACAAGAAAAGccgccacgatgagaagcccgtgcaccgagAGCCCCTGCGCTCCAACAAGAAAAGCCGCCACGATGAGAGGCCCGTGCACCGAGAGCTCCTGCGCTCCAACAAGAAAAGCCGCCACGATGAGAGgcccgtgcacctagagcccCTGCGCTACAACAAGAAAAGccgccacgatgagaagcccgtgcacctagagcccCTGCGCTTCAACAAGAAAAGccgccacgatgagaagcccgtgcacctagagGCCCTGCGCTCCAACAAGAAAAGCCGCCACGATGAGAGGCCCGTGCACCTAGAGGCCCTGCGCTCCAACAAGAAAAGCCGCCACGATGAGAGGCCCGTGCACCTAGAGGCCCTGCGCTCCAACAAGAAAAGCCGCCACGATGAGAGGCCCGTGCACCTAGAGGCCCTGCGCTCCAACAAGAAAAGCCGCCACGATGAGAGGCCCGTGCACCGAGAGCCCCTGCGCTCCAACAAGAAAAGCCGTcacgatgagaagcccgtgcacctagagGCCCTGCGCTCCAACAAGAAAAGccgccacgatgagaagcccgtgcaccgagAGCCCCTGCGCTCCAACAAGAAAAGCCGCCACGATGAGAGGCCCGTGCACCTAGAGGCCCTGCGCTCCAACAAGAAAAGccgccacgatgagaagcccgtgcacctagagGCCCTGCGCTCCAACAAGAAAAGCCGCCACGATGAGAGGCCCGTGCACCGAGAGCCCCTGCGCTCCAACAAGAAAAGCCGTcacgatgagaagcccgtgcacctagagGCCCTGCGCTCCAACAAGAAAAGccgccacgatgagaagcccgtgcaccgagAGCCCCTGCGCTCCAACAAGAAAAGCCGCCACGATGAGAGGCCCGTGCACCTAGAGGCCCTGCGCTCCAACAAGAAAAGCCGCCACGATGAGAGGCCCGTGCACCGAGAGCCCCTGCGCTCCAACAAGAAAAGCCGCCACGATGAGAGGCCCGTGCACCTAGAGGCCCTGCGCTCCAACAAGAAAAGCCGCCACGATGAGAGGCCCGTGCACCGAGAGCCCCTGCGCTCCAACAAGAAAAGCCGCCACGATGAGAGGCCCGTGCACTGCAGCTGGAGAGCagtccccactcgctgcaactcgaggaagcctgagtgcagcaaccaagacccggtgcagccaaaaatacataaacaaatccGAAAAGTAAAAGGGGATACCATAAAAACCCTTCAGGGAAATCCCTTAGTATTCATAATTTCTCCTGAGCAACTGGTTGATTTTTATCCCTGA